From a region of the Polyangium spumosum genome:
- a CDS encoding TetR/AcrR family transcriptional regulator: MVLARSPDLDVPRAIVAAATRLFAAQGFDATSVQAVADEVSLTKQAVLHHFPSKEHLRQAVLGAILAHWNDTLPRLLLAAAASEDRFEAVFGELSAFFAADPDRARVVLREALDRPAETRKLLRGPVRPWLEAVAGYIRTGQAAGKHHCDVDAEAYVVHVMLFVISAAATASVMQGALDDDARARSDRELARIARASLFSPGRPRGGAHQKR; this comes from the coding sequence ATGGTTCTCGCCCGTTCTCCCGACCTCGACGTCCCGCGCGCCATCGTCGCCGCGGCGACGCGCCTCTTCGCGGCGCAGGGCTTCGACGCGACCAGCGTGCAGGCCGTGGCGGACGAGGTGTCGCTGACGAAGCAGGCGGTGCTGCATCATTTCCCGTCGAAGGAGCACCTCCGGCAGGCGGTGCTCGGCGCGATCCTCGCGCACTGGAACGACACATTGCCGCGGCTCTTGCTCGCGGCGGCGGCGAGCGAGGATCGCTTCGAGGCGGTCTTCGGCGAGCTGTCGGCGTTTTTCGCCGCGGATCCGGACCGCGCGCGTGTCGTCCTGCGCGAGGCGCTCGATCGGCCCGCCGAGACGCGGAAGCTCCTGCGAGGGCCGGTGCGGCCTTGGCTCGAGGCGGTCGCGGGGTACATTCGCACCGGGCAGGCCGCGGGCAAACACCACTGCGATGTCGATGCGGAGGCGTACGTGGTGCACGTGATGCTCTTCGTCATCTCCGCGGCGGCGACGGCCTCCGTGATGCAAGGGGCGCTCGACGACGACGCGCGCGCCAGGAGCGATCGAGAGCTCGCCCGGATCGCGCGCGCGAGCTTGTTTTCCCCCGGGAGGCCCCGAGGCGGGGCCCACCAGAAGAGGTGA
- a CDS encoding TonB-dependent receptor domain-containing protein: MRLRPLFPSALLVLASLVASPARAHEEITPPSPKSQPRPAWPDGRAAAHDVIVPLVITVGPDGRAVAIEVEASVSPAFDAEAIRAAAAWTFEPARRSGKPVKAKIRMIARFEGEAAKHDKPADKPAPGLVDPPPHPHPHPPPPPPRPISVTVRGEGPPRSASEVVQKRDVLAAAPHRTASDLLRVVPGVFITQHGGQGKAHQIFLRGFDAAHGQDLELRVAGAPVNEVSNVHGQGYADLHFVMPEVVKSVRAKVGPYDPRQGDFAVAGTIEMDLGLAEAGFSSSLGLGTYGERRLFLAYRPAGTTEATFGAFEAQSTDGFGPSRAARRASAIAQHVFPLGQNLSARVMASAYAARFSSAGVLRRDDVERGLVDRFATYDARQGGDSTRVQVVLSLDHDDDSGKARFSFTPYLVLRGLRLRANYTGFLGDPIDGDSQQQINEATTFGLSAHYHRKTPLFSPEDALEIGVQARGDSIEQSQRRLSVVTDRVTDTLVDARVRAADVAGYVDASLRPLRRVVIRGGVRVDGLFYGVTDLASGEGAGAARAAMGARVGGKATIDVTLLPGLHAVASYGDGFRSPQARTLGDGERTPFTTVRSFEAGLRYADGERARANLSVFHTRLSDDLVFDEKAAAYERVPATQRTGFSLDFVLRPRSWIVESGSVTYSRASFTEAGPDADLGSLVPYSPQLVARADVALTPRLARLFGRDLVGKIGVGLAYLGARPLRFGEFGRDIFLADATVGARLREVEIELDVYNLLDAKWYDGQFTYASSFTRGAAPSLVPLDHVTVGAPLTLMGTLSLHL; encoded by the coding sequence TTGCGCCTCCGCCCTCTTTTCCCTTCGGCCCTCCTCGTTCTGGCGTCGCTCGTCGCCTCGCCGGCGCGCGCGCACGAGGAGATCACGCCGCCTTCGCCAAAGAGCCAGCCCAGGCCGGCCTGGCCCGACGGCCGCGCCGCGGCGCACGACGTGATCGTCCCGCTCGTGATCACGGTCGGCCCCGACGGGCGCGCCGTGGCGATCGAGGTCGAGGCGAGCGTCTCGCCGGCCTTCGACGCCGAGGCGATCCGCGCCGCAGCCGCGTGGACATTCGAGCCAGCGCGCCGGAGCGGCAAACCCGTCAAGGCCAAGATCCGCATGATCGCGCGATTCGAGGGCGAAGCGGCGAAGCACGACAAACCGGCGGACAAACCCGCGCCCGGCCTCGTGGATCCGCCCCCGCACCCGCACCCGCATCCGCCGCCCCCGCCGCCGCGGCCGATCTCCGTCACCGTTCGGGGCGAAGGGCCGCCGCGCAGCGCCTCCGAGGTCGTACAGAAGCGCGACGTCCTCGCCGCGGCCCCGCACCGCACGGCGAGTGATCTTTTGCGGGTCGTGCCGGGCGTCTTCATCACGCAGCACGGCGGCCAGGGCAAGGCGCACCAGATCTTCTTGCGGGGGTTCGACGCGGCGCACGGCCAGGATCTCGAGCTCCGCGTCGCGGGCGCGCCGGTCAACGAGGTCTCGAACGTCCACGGCCAGGGATATGCCGACCTGCATTTCGTGATGCCCGAGGTCGTGAAGAGCGTCCGCGCGAAGGTCGGGCCCTACGATCCGCGGCAAGGTGATTTCGCGGTCGCGGGCACGATCGAAATGGACCTCGGCCTCGCCGAGGCGGGGTTCTCCTCGTCCCTCGGCCTCGGCACCTACGGCGAGCGGCGCCTCTTTCTCGCCTATCGCCCCGCGGGCACGACCGAGGCGACGTTCGGGGCCTTCGAGGCGCAGAGCACCGACGGATTCGGCCCCTCCCGCGCCGCCCGCCGCGCCTCGGCCATCGCCCAGCACGTCTTTCCCCTCGGCCAGAACCTCTCGGCCCGCGTCATGGCCTCGGCCTACGCGGCGCGGTTCTCCTCGGCCGGCGTCCTGCGCCGCGACGACGTCGAGCGCGGGCTCGTCGATCGATTCGCGACCTACGACGCGCGCCAGGGCGGCGACTCCACCCGCGTCCAGGTCGTGCTCTCCCTCGACCACGACGACGACAGCGGCAAGGCGCGCTTCTCCTTCACGCCTTATCTCGTCCTGCGAGGCCTGCGGCTCCGCGCCAATTACACAGGTTTCCTCGGCGACCCGATCGACGGCGACTCGCAGCAGCAGATCAACGAGGCGACGACCTTCGGTTTGTCCGCCCATTACCACCGCAAGACGCCGCTCTTCTCCCCCGAGGACGCCCTCGAGATCGGCGTCCAGGCGCGGGGGGACTCGATCGAGCAATCGCAACGGAGGCTCTCGGTCGTCACCGATCGCGTGACGGACACCCTCGTCGACGCCCGCGTCCGCGCCGCCGACGTCGCCGGCTACGTCGACGCCTCGCTCCGGCCGCTGCGCCGCGTGGTGATCCGCGGCGGCGTGCGCGTGGATGGGCTCTTTTATGGCGTCACGGACCTCGCCTCGGGCGAAGGCGCGGGGGCGGCGCGCGCGGCCATGGGCGCGCGCGTGGGTGGAAAGGCCACGATCGACGTCACGTTGCTCCCGGGCCTGCACGCGGTCGCGAGTTATGGCGACGGCTTTCGCTCCCCGCAGGCCCGGACGCTCGGCGACGGCGAACGCACGCCCTTCACCACCGTGCGCTCCTTCGAGGCGGGCCTGCGTTATGCCGACGGCGAGCGCGCGCGGGCGAACCTCAGCGTCTTTCATACCCGCCTCTCCGACGACCTCGTCTTCGACGAGAAGGCCGCCGCCTACGAGCGCGTCCCGGCCACGCAGCGCACCGGCTTCTCGCTCGATTTCGTCCTGCGCCCGCGCTCGTGGATCGTCGAGAGCGGCAGCGTCACGTATTCGCGCGCCTCGTTCACGGAGGCGGGCCCCGACGCGGACCTCGGCTCGCTCGTCCCCTACTCGCCCCAGCTCGTCGCGCGCGCCGACGTCGCGCTCACGCCTCGCCTCGCGCGCCTCTTCGGCCGTGATCTCGTGGGCAAGATCGGCGTGGGCCTCGCCTACCTCGGCGCCCGGCCCCTGCGCTTCGGGGAGTTTGGCCGGGACATCTTCCTCGCGGACGCGACCGTGGGCGCGCGGCTGCGCGAGGTCGAGATCGAGCTCGACGTCTACAACCTGCTCGACGCGAAATGGTACGACGGCCAGTTCACCTATGCATCGAGCTTCACCCGCGGCGCGGCGCCCTCGCTCGTGCCGCTCGACCACGTGACGGTGGGCGCGCCGCTCACCTTGATGGGCACCTTGTCCCTGCACCTCTAG
- a CDS encoding type II secretion system protein → MKRRRQNRGFTLVEVMLVVVIIGVLAALAMFGVRRYLAAAKVSEAKQSMGVIARGIAMLTERTAKSEVLPLGGESATSTSVWCPECGGSMTCVAPQTVPAAKKYQPNNSGGQDFDQCCWRCVRFGISDPTYYQYRYSVEQSYLGPPLGGPDPGPTGVEVAAVGDLDGDGTLSTLTLAGTRDTQSGTIRFSTHIFVDNEHE, encoded by the coding sequence ATGAAGCGGCGGAGGCAAAATCGAGGCTTCACCTTGGTCGAGGTGATGCTCGTGGTCGTCATCATCGGCGTGCTGGCGGCGCTCGCCATGTTCGGCGTGCGGCGTTATCTCGCGGCGGCGAAGGTCAGCGAGGCAAAGCAATCGATGGGCGTCATTGCGCGCGGCATTGCGATGCTCACCGAGCGGACCGCGAAGAGCGAGGTCCTGCCCCTCGGCGGCGAATCGGCCACGAGCACCTCGGTCTGGTGCCCCGAGTGCGGCGGGAGCATGACGTGCGTCGCGCCCCAGACCGTCCCGGCGGCCAAAAAATACCAGCCCAACAACTCGGGCGGCCAGGACTTCGACCAGTGCTGCTGGCGCTGCGTCCGCTTCGGGATCAGCGACCCGACCTATTACCAGTATCGTTATTCCGTGGAGCAATCCTACCTCGGGCCGCCCCTCGGCGGCCCCGACCCCGGCCCCACGGGCGTCGAGGTCGCCGCCGTGGGTGACCTCGACGGCGACGGGACGCTGAGCACGTTGACGCTCGCCGGGACACGCGACACGCAGAGCGGCACGATCCGGTTCTCCACGCACATCTTCGTCGACAACGAGCACGAGTGA
- the lon gene encoding endopeptidase La — translation MMAERFTLPVLPLRDTVLFPGLATPITAGRLKTLRAVEIALRAEGEDKRVFAVAQRDTSEEPTESSLFAVGVIGRIAQVQRLGTGLSLVLQCERRATALRYVTEDGILRAACVELADLPRRPGEEAVVLALAREVRERAIEYGRRRGAPKEALEQFLGGVEDPGALANHVAFYLDLPVAEKQGLLETLRTVERLRALTVHLHRQIGIAETQEKIRTTVQEELGERQRELYLREQLKAIQKELGEEDEAGIADRLEKKIDAADLPVEVREEVRRELGRLRRMSRETSPEAQVVTSWLEWVGDLPWNRRTDDHVDLEMARRILDEDHYGLGDVKDRVLELLSVIKLRLQGHSSPLERAQRAARGPILLFLGPPGTGKTSIAESIARAMGRKYIRVSLGGARDEADIRGHRRTYVGAMPGRILQGMRRVGSKNPVFTLDEIDKLGVSYQGDPAAALLEVLDPAQNVSFVDHYLGLPFDLSEVLFVCTANLREGIPSPLLDRMETITFPGYTELEKLEIARRYLLPRQRRECALEEEQLVVSDTALLDVITSYTHEAGVRQLERAIGSLARKAAHRIATGAAERVRVDTVADVRVLLRRPRMRPTTALDRDELGVATGMYYTQEGGDIMHVEASIVPGKGELALTGQLGDVMKESGRAALTYAREHSAALGVPRDRLEGRDIHVHVPAGAIPKDGPSAGVTMATAIVSALSGRRVRKDVAMTGEITLRGRVLPIGGVKEKVLGAHRAGIPEIILPRDNEAELEDLPEEVLRSLHFHFVETLDEVLAIALRAPPAAAWPIEVETPRAA, via the coding sequence ATGATGGCCGAACGGTTCACCTTGCCCGTCCTACCGCTGCGCGACACCGTCCTGTTTCCGGGGCTCGCGACGCCGATCACGGCCGGAAGGCTGAAGACGCTGCGCGCGGTCGAGATCGCGCTCCGCGCCGAAGGGGAGGACAAGCGTGTCTTCGCCGTCGCGCAACGTGACACCTCGGAGGAGCCCACGGAGAGCAGTCTCTTCGCGGTCGGCGTGATCGGGCGCATCGCCCAGGTGCAGCGGCTGGGGACGGGGCTCTCGCTCGTCCTGCAATGCGAGCGCCGGGCCACCGCGCTTCGATACGTGACCGAGGACGGGATCTTGCGCGCGGCTTGCGTGGAGCTCGCGGATCTGCCTCGCCGCCCGGGCGAGGAGGCGGTCGTGCTCGCGCTCGCCCGCGAGGTGCGCGAGCGAGCGATCGAGTACGGAAGGCGTCGCGGCGCGCCGAAGGAGGCGCTCGAGCAGTTCCTCGGCGGCGTCGAGGATCCGGGCGCGCTCGCCAATCACGTCGCGTTTTACCTCGACCTCCCCGTGGCCGAGAAGCAGGGCCTCCTGGAGACGCTCCGGACCGTGGAGCGGCTGCGCGCGCTCACCGTGCATTTGCACCGGCAAATCGGCATTGCCGAGACGCAGGAGAAGATCCGGACGACGGTGCAGGAGGAGCTCGGCGAGCGGCAGCGGGAGCTCTACCTGCGCGAGCAATTGAAGGCGATCCAGAAAGAGCTCGGCGAGGAGGACGAGGCGGGCATCGCGGATCGGCTGGAGAAGAAGATCGACGCGGCGGACCTGCCGGTCGAGGTGCGCGAGGAGGTGCGACGCGAGCTCGGGCGGCTGCGGCGGATGAGCCGCGAGACCTCCCCCGAGGCGCAGGTCGTGACGAGCTGGCTCGAGTGGGTCGGTGATCTGCCGTGGAACCGGCGGACGGACGATCACGTCGATCTGGAGATGGCGCGGCGGATCCTCGACGAGGACCATTACGGCCTCGGGGACGTGAAGGACCGGGTGCTCGAGCTGCTCAGCGTGATCAAGCTGCGCCTGCAGGGACATTCCTCGCCGCTCGAGCGGGCGCAGCGGGCCGCGCGGGGGCCGATCCTGCTCTTCCTCGGGCCTCCGGGGACGGGGAAGACGAGCATCGCGGAGAGCATCGCGCGGGCGATGGGGCGCAAATACATCCGCGTCTCGCTCGGCGGCGCGCGCGACGAGGCCGATATCCGCGGCCACCGGCGCACGTACGTCGGCGCGATGCCGGGGCGCATCCTGCAGGGCATGCGGCGCGTGGGCTCGAAGAACCCGGTCTTCACGTTGGACGAGATCGACAAACTCGGCGTGTCGTACCAGGGCGACCCGGCGGCGGCGCTGCTCGAGGTGCTCGATCCGGCGCAGAACGTGTCGTTCGTCGACCATTACCTGGGTTTGCCCTTCGACCTCTCGGAGGTCCTCTTCGTGTGCACGGCGAACCTGCGCGAGGGGATCCCCTCGCCCCTGCTCGACCGGATGGAGACGATCACGTTCCCCGGATACACGGAGCTCGAAAAACTCGAGATCGCGCGACGGTATCTCTTGCCGCGACAGCGGCGCGAGTGCGCGCTCGAGGAGGAGCAGCTCGTCGTGTCGGACACGGCGCTGCTCGACGTGATCACGAGTTATACGCACGAGGCGGGCGTGCGGCAGCTCGAGCGGGCGATCGGCTCGCTGGCGCGGAAGGCGGCCCATCGTATCGCCACGGGGGCCGCAGAGCGGGTGCGCGTCGATACGGTGGCGGACGTCCGCGTGCTGCTCAGGCGCCCGCGCATGCGACCGACGACCGCGCTCGATCGAGACGAGCTCGGGGTGGCCACGGGCATGTATTACACGCAGGAGGGCGGCGATATCATGCACGTCGAGGCGAGCATCGTGCCGGGCAAAGGCGAGCTCGCGCTGACGGGGCAGCTCGGCGACGTCATGAAAGAGAGCGGGCGCGCGGCGCTGACGTACGCGCGTGAGCACTCCGCGGCGCTCGGCGTGCCGCGGGATCGGCTGGAGGGCCGGGACATCCACGTCCACGTGCCCGCCGGGGCGATCCCCAAGGACGGGCCGAGCGCGGGCGTGACGATGGCGACGGCGATCGTGTCGGCGCTCTCGGGGCGGCGCGTCCGCAAGGACGTCGCGATGACCGGGGAAATCACGCTGCGCGGGCGGGTCTTGCCGATCGGCGGCGTGAAGGAGAAGGTGCTCGGCGCGCACCGGGCGGGCATTCCGGAGATCATCCTGCCGCGGGACAACGAGGCCGAGCTCGAGGATCTCCCGGAGGAGGTGCTGCGGTCGCTGCATTTCCACTTCGTCGAGACGCTCGACGAGGTGCTGGCGATCGCGCTCCGCGCGCCGCCCGCCGCGGCGTGGCCGATCGAGGTGGAGACGCCGCGGGCGGCGTGA
- a CDS encoding GNAT family N-acetyltransferase: protein MSIEIRLLGPEQTDEFVLPIRTAFGIPHSSERTERTRRLPELTTRITAFEGSEVLGSAGAFAFDFITPGGAAVPTSGLTMVAVMPTHRRRGILRELIQRQLEDARERGQPIAALWATEATIYGRFGYGLASFAGDVSIVRDRSAFVGSPVPFQARFVTEAEALDRFPPIYERARRAATCMPSRSPGWWSLRRLPDLETMRQGSGPLQRVIFQIDGRDEAYALYRLRLESVDPQIPVTTVTVQEAIGATPAGTRAAWRYLCDLDLATRINATCLPPDHPLFLLLAEPRRMHYSTYDAVWVRVVDVPSALAARRYYAEGSIVIEVDDTFCPWNAGRYRLDASAARVTRTEEPCDLQVTAAALGSAYLGGFSFTRLAEAGGVVARTEGALERADRMFVAPRLPFCPEIF from the coding sequence ATGTCGATCGAAATTCGCCTCCTCGGACCCGAGCAAACGGACGAGTTCGTCCTGCCCATCCGCACCGCCTTCGGTATCCCGCACTCGTCGGAGCGCACGGAGCGCACGCGCCGCCTGCCCGAGCTCACGACACGAATCACCGCCTTCGAAGGGAGCGAGGTCCTCGGCTCGGCCGGCGCGTTCGCCTTCGATTTCATCACGCCCGGCGGCGCAGCGGTCCCCACCTCGGGCCTGACGATGGTCGCGGTGATGCCGACGCACCGGAGACGCGGCATCCTGCGCGAGCTCATCCAGAGGCAACTCGAGGACGCGCGCGAGCGCGGCCAGCCCATCGCGGCGCTCTGGGCGACCGAGGCGACGATTTATGGTCGCTTCGGATATGGCCTCGCCTCGTTCGCGGGCGACGTATCGATCGTGCGCGACCGCTCGGCGTTCGTGGGCTCGCCCGTCCCCTTCCAGGCGCGCTTCGTGACTGAAGCGGAGGCGCTCGATCGGTTCCCGCCCATCTACGAGCGCGCCCGCCGCGCCGCCACTTGTATGCCCTCGCGTTCGCCCGGTTGGTGGAGCCTGCGCAGGCTGCCCGACCTGGAGACGATGCGGCAAGGCTCGGGGCCGCTGCAGCGCGTGATCTTCCAGATCGACGGCCGCGACGAGGCCTATGCGCTCTACCGCTTGCGCCTCGAATCGGTCGACCCGCAGATCCCGGTCACCACGGTGACGGTGCAGGAGGCGATCGGCGCGACGCCCGCGGGCACGCGCGCCGCGTGGCGTTACCTTTGCGACCTGGACCTCGCGACGCGGATCAATGCCACCTGTTTGCCCCCGGATCACCCGCTCTTCTTGCTGCTCGCCGAGCCGCGGCGGATGCATTACAGCACCTACGACGCCGTGTGGGTCCGCGTCGTGGACGTCCCTTCGGCGCTCGCGGCGCGGCGATACTACGCGGAGGGCTCGATCGTGATCGAGGTCGACGACACATTCTGCCCGTGGAACGCGGGCCGTTATCGGCTCGACGCCTCCGCCGCGCGCGTGACGCGGACCGAGGAGCCCTGCGACCTGCAGGTCACGGCGGCGGCGCTCGGATCGGCCTACCTCGGGGGTTTTTCCTTCACGCGCCTCGCGGAGGCGGGAGGCGTGGTTGCGAGGACCGAAGGCGCGCTCGAGCGCGCCGATCGGATGTTCGTCGCGCCGCGCCTGCCATTCTGCCCGGAAATCTTCTGA
- a CDS encoding terpene cyclase, with the protein MRQRCSISITWFSALVSAAALSLSGAAGCQRGAQGNEAAPAPSASASAAAAPDKKKARLPRPTVRDDRFDQKIQEHLSKVPDPTITGPESAAEPLENQVFRDRVLGFVRKVAAVEKAGESVACDLPTQSPKPFRAVVWGYHEGAQVARGEASDASLCVALKEATRRAVASGGGTKEALGPRRIAIELPDHGVSILEHQGKGLELDHGLVPLRKFDKGLLAQRIDEGQAYLLRVLDPEHKGAHKYYHAPADAFEPELHTIYTASTGFTLLKLHAMKKDKSLLDRTKSAAEFLLSMQSRDERDHTAGGFFYTLDLKRGKPERKLVVGTTSKTIFTLLELHTLTQDKKYLDASRKAGDWLISMQLPTGAVRAALSQHEGGPWKVHAKESTLYTGQVLSALSRLYRATKETKYLDAAATTAMYLAQKVEAKGCYVGDEYRKPNPISSSWLVLSLLDFTRASGDKRTEDIVFRCSRELLGRQWKRPEDAYRHGRWKGSLSSSGTGWLAEVMSEVFMFCREKGKESCDAYKDAVVFAVRQIMQYTYAPENDFVVKNPKAALGGVFWSVRERYVRTDSVCHAMNAYINILPFLGDGALVELPEMPLAERLAFDAEADDKKAEAEDRAGGEDGSDTDEAPMSRAQDPAEEGGGRGPRKGPRRGGPEDGPPRPRLPKGLRPPGPRGPMPPPEQMQ; encoded by the coding sequence ATGCGCCAAAGATGCTCCATTTCGATAACCTGGTTTTCGGCGCTGGTCTCCGCGGCGGCGCTCTCCCTCTCGGGCGCCGCGGGTTGCCAGCGAGGCGCACAAGGTAACGAGGCGGCGCCCGCGCCGAGCGCCTCGGCGAGCGCGGCCGCGGCGCCCGACAAAAAGAAGGCGAGGCTCCCCAGGCCCACGGTTCGCGACGATCGTTTCGATCAGAAGATCCAGGAGCACCTGTCCAAGGTGCCGGATCCGACGATCACCGGGCCCGAGAGCGCGGCCGAGCCGCTCGAAAACCAGGTCTTTCGTGATCGGGTCCTCGGCTTCGTGCGAAAGGTCGCGGCGGTGGAGAAGGCCGGCGAGAGCGTGGCCTGTGATCTGCCGACGCAGTCCCCGAAGCCATTCCGCGCCGTCGTGTGGGGGTATCACGAGGGCGCGCAGGTCGCGCGCGGCGAGGCCTCGGATGCCTCGCTTTGTGTGGCCCTGAAGGAGGCCACGCGCCGCGCCGTCGCCTCCGGGGGCGGGACGAAGGAGGCGCTCGGGCCGCGGCGTATCGCCATCGAGCTGCCGGATCACGGCGTCTCGATCCTCGAGCACCAGGGCAAGGGGCTCGAGCTCGATCACGGCCTCGTCCCGCTGCGCAAGTTCGACAAGGGGCTGCTCGCGCAGCGTATCGACGAGGGGCAGGCGTATCTCCTGCGCGTGCTCGACCCCGAGCACAAGGGGGCGCACAAGTACTATCACGCGCCGGCCGACGCGTTCGAGCCCGAGCTCCACACCATTTACACGGCGTCGACGGGCTTCACGCTCCTCAAGCTCCACGCGATGAAGAAGGACAAGAGCCTGCTCGACCGGACGAAGAGCGCGGCCGAGTTCCTCCTCTCGATGCAGAGCCGCGACGAGCGCGACCACACCGCGGGCGGGTTCTTCTACACGCTCGATCTCAAGCGCGGCAAACCCGAGCGCAAGCTGGTCGTCGGCACGACCTCGAAGACGATCTTCACGCTGCTCGAGCTCCACACGCTCACGCAGGACAAGAAGTACCTCGACGCCTCGCGCAAGGCCGGCGATTGGCTCATTTCGATGCAGCTCCCCACGGGCGCCGTGCGCGCCGCGCTGAGCCAGCACGAGGGCGGCCCGTGGAAGGTGCACGCGAAGGAGTCGACGCTTTACACCGGGCAGGTCCTCTCCGCGCTCTCGCGCCTCTACCGCGCGACGAAGGAGACGAAATACCTCGACGCCGCCGCGACCACGGCGATGTACCTCGCCCAGAAGGTCGAGGCGAAGGGCTGCTACGTCGGCGACGAGTACCGCAAGCCGAACCCGATCTCGAGCTCGTGGCTCGTCCTCTCGCTGCTCGATTTCACCAGGGCGAGCGGCGACAAACGCACCGAGGACATCGTCTTCCGCTGCTCGCGCGAGCTCCTCGGCCGGCAATGGAAGCGGCCCGAGGACGCCTACCGGCACGGGCGCTGGAAGGGCTCCTTGTCGAGCAGCGGCACCGGCTGGCTCGCCGAGGTCATGAGCGAGGTGTTCATGTTCTGCAGGGAGAAGGGCAAGGAGAGCTGCGACGCCTACAAGGACGCCGTGGTTTTCGCCGTCCGGCAGATCATGCAATACACCTACGCGCCCGAGAACGATTTCGTGGTGAAGAACCCGAAGGCGGCCCTGGGCGGCGTGTTCTGGAGCGTGCGGGAACGGTATGTCCGGACAGACTCGGTTTGTCACGCCATGAACGCGTACATCAACATCCTGCCCTTCCTCGGGGACGGCGCGCTCGTCGAGCTGCCCGAGATGCCGCTCGCGGAGCGGCTCGCGTTCGACGCCGAGGCCGACGACAAGAAGGCCGAAGCCGAGGATCGGGCCGGCGGCGAGGACGGGAGCGACACGGACGAGGCGCCGATGTCGCGCGCCCAGGATCCGGCCGAGGAGGGCGGCGGCAGAGGCCCGCGCAAGGGGCCGAGGCGCGGAGGCCCGGAGGACGGGCCGCCGAGGCCACGTTTGCCCAAGGGGTTGCGGCCCCCGGGCCCCCGGGGACCGATGCCGCCGCCAGAGCAAATGCAGTAA